ATGACGATGAACACGGGCCATGATCATTCCCCGCAGTTGCAGTGCGAAAATGACGGCGGTTTCACCCTGGTGGAACTTCTCATCGTGGTTTTCATCATCGGGCTGGTTGGCCTGATCGTTCTTCCCTCGCCCGGACAGTCACATGGGCAGCGGGAATTGGATCGGGCGGCGCGCCTTCTGGTTGCAGATATGACCATGGTTCAGCAGGCGGCTATCGCCCACGGAAAGACCTGCCGCATGGAATTTTCCACGGGGACGCAGAACCGATATACGATCTGCATACCGGGAGAAAATACAACAAAGAGGTTGCCGGAGGGGATCAAAATCTGCGCCAACAATTTCCCCATCACCGAACCGGGCGCCTACCGCCTGCTCTCTTTCAATCGACGGGGCGCTCCCAATCGTGCCGGGACCGTTGCCCTGGAAGATGAACGCGGCAGCTGTCTTTACATCATCGTTTTCCTCTCCACGGGGAGGATCCGCATTTCGGAAGATCCTCCCGAAAATTGGTAGAGGAAAAAGCATATCTTTCCAGAATAAATAAAATAAGGACCGGAACATTTTACCCATGGAGAGGTACATGAATATGATCATTGCCAACAGGGACATCATATTGACAGGTTTTATGGGAACGGGAAAGAGTGCGGTTGGAAAAAGCCTCGCCGATCTGATGGGTCGCACTTTTTTGGATACAGATACCGAGGTGGAACGTGTTGCCCGGAAAACGATAGCTGCCCTCTTTGCCGAGGACGGAGAAAATCATTTCCGCCGTCTGGAGACCAGGGCCATCGAGGAATTGGAGCGTTACCCGCGCGGCGAACTGGTCATTGCAACCGGCGGCGGGGCTATCCTGCTGGAAAGAAACCGCCGCCTTCTACAGGCGCGGGGGCCGGTTGTTCTCCTGCGTGCCACGCCGGAGGAGATATATCGGCGAATATACGGGGCGGGAGATGGACCGGAACGGCCGCTTCTTGATGTGGATGATCCCCGGGAGCGCATCGAGGAACTGCTGTCCCGGCGCGAGCCTCTGTACATGAACCTTGCCACCGTGACCATTTTGACCGATGGGAAGACGCCCGGGGAGTCTGCCCGGGAGATATGTGCAGCGCTGGAGATCGATTTCCCGGAATAACATAATTCATAGAAACAGGAGGGTGCACAGATTGAACAGGATCATGGTTTTGCACGGGCCCAACCTCAATCTGCTGGGTAGGCGCGAACCTGAAATCTACGGCCGCGTGACTCTGGAAGAGATAAACGCGTCGCTCAACAAGTTGGCGGCAGAGATAGGCGTGGTTCTTTCCATCCATCAGTCCAACCATGAGGGGGAATTGATCGATCTCATCCAGGGGGCGGCGACGGAGGCCAGGGGGATCCTTATCAACCCGGCAGCACTGAGCCATTACAGCATAGGGTTGCATGATGCACTGAAGGCGGTGGACCTTCCCGTGGTGGAGGTTCACCTTTCCAACATTTACGGGCGAGAATCTTTCCGCAGCAGATCGGTCGTCTCCCCGGCGGCCAATGGTGTGATCAGCGGCTTCGGAAAGGAGAGCTATCTCATGGGCCTGCGGGCCCTGAGTGCCCTGATTTGACCACGCGGGGATCTACCGGGCATTGTTCCGAGGGGGGAGAAAGATCAAAAAGCCCAACTACAAATTGCGTATAGAACGATTGAGAGAGCAAATGGCCCACCTGCAGCTTGACGCTTTCCTGATCTCATCCCCGGCCAACTGTTTTTATCTGAGCGGGTTTGAAGGTTCCAGGGGCTATCTGCTGATCAGTGCAGACAGTTCATTTCTGTTGACCGACTTCCGTTACCTCGAGCAGGCAGGAATCCAGGCGCCGCATATGGAGCTGGTCACCCTTGATAAACACTTCAGCGAGGTTGTAGCCGCGCTGATCGAGGACGAGGGGTGGAGCGACCTGGGGGTGGAGAGCGAGCGGATCACCTACAAGGAATACTGCTGGTTGAAAGAAAGAGTCAACGTTCCCCTCAAAGCGCAGCAACAGCTTGTTGAAGAACTTCGGGCGGTGAAGGATGAGGTCGAGATTGCTATCATCAGGGAGGCCGCACGCATAACGGACGAGGCTCTTGAAGAAATCGTTCCCCTGATCCGGCCGGGGATCAGGGAGAAGGATCTGGCCCTGGAGCTTGAATATGTCCTGAGGAAGAAGGGTGGGTCGGGCCCGGCCTTTGATTTCATCGTCGCCTCCGGTCGCCGCAGCGCATGGCCCCACGGGAGGGCCACGGACAAAAAGCTGGCGGCGGACGAACTTGTGACCATCGATTTTGGCGTCAAACTGAACGGCTATGCCTCCGACATGACACGAACGTTTTATCTGGGTACCCCCGGAAAGAAACATGAAGAGATCTGGAACCTGTTGCTGGAAGCGCAGCGGGCAGCGATGGAAGGTGTGAGGCAAGGGGTAACGGGGCAGGAGGTTGATCGGCTGGCGCGGGAGATGATCACCCGGGCCGGTTACGGCCAGTACTTTGGCCACGGGCTGGGGCACGGTGTGGGGCTGGAGCCGCACGAGCAGCCCACGTTATCCACAAAAGGGAAGGAGATACTGGCTCCCGGCATGGTCATAACCATAGAGCCGGGAATATATATTGGCGGTTGGGGAGGGGCCCGCATCGAGGATATGGTGCTGGTGACCGGGGAGGGAGCCGAGACCCTGACGCATAGTTCCCGCAATCTGACATTGCAGATATAATTGATGTGATTTTGTACAGAATAATTGAAGCAAGGAGTGAAGCTGACGATGATTTCCACCAATGATTTTCATACCGGCCTTTCCATCGATATCGATGGGGAGATCTATACCGTGATCGAATTTCAACATGTCAAGCCGGGGAAGGGGGCCGCGTTTGTACGCTCCAAGTTGAGAAATTTACGCACCGGGGCGACGACAGAGAAGACTTTTCGTGCTGGCGAGAAGGTAAGCAGGGCTCATCTGGAGCGCAAGGAAATGCAATTTCTCTACCGGGATGGCGATGACTATTATGTGATGGACACGGAGACATACGAACAGATCTCCATCAACGCGGAGCAGAT
This sequence is a window from Bacillota bacterium. Protein-coding genes within it:
- the aroQ gene encoding type II 3-dehydroquinate dehydratase; its protein translation is MVLHGPNLNLLGRREPEIYGRVTLEEINASLNKLAAEIGVVLSIHQSNHEGELIDLIQGAATEARGILINPAALSHYSIGLHDALKAVDLPVVEVHLSNIYGRESFRSRSVVSPAANGVISGFGKESYLMGLRALSALI
- a CDS encoding aminopeptidase P family protein — protein: MAHLQLDAFLISSPANCFYLSGFEGSRGYLLISADSSFLLTDFRYLEQAGIQAPHMELVTLDKHFSEVVAALIEDEGWSDLGVESERITYKEYCWLKERVNVPLKAQQQLVEELRAVKDEVEIAIIREAARITDEALEEIVPLIRPGIREKDLALELEYVLRKKGGSGPAFDFIVASGRRSAWPHGRATDKKLAADELVTIDFGVKLNGYASDMTRTFYLGTPGKKHEEIWNLLLEAQRAAMEGVRQGVTGQEVDRLAREMITRAGYGQYFGHGLGHGVGLEPHEQPTLSTKGKEILAPGMVITIEPGIYIGGWGGARIEDMVLVTGEGAETLTHSSRNLTLQI
- a CDS encoding shikimate kinase, whose amino-acid sequence is MNMIIANRDIILTGFMGTGKSAVGKSLADLMGRTFLDTDTEVERVARKTIAALFAEDGENHFRRLETRAIEELERYPRGELVIATGGGAILLERNRRLLQARGPVVLLRATPEEIYRRIYGAGDGPERPLLDVDDPRERIEELLSRREPLYMNLATVTILTDGKTPGESAREICAALEIDFPE
- the efp gene encoding elongation factor P; this encodes MISTNDFHTGLSIDIDGEIYTVIEFQHVKPGKGAAFVRSKLRNLRTGATTEKTFRAGEKVSRAHLERKEMQFLYRDGDDYYVMDTETYEQISINAEQIGEKTMYIKENDNIFLVIYGEEVIEVEVATTVELKVVKTDPGVRGDTASGGSKPATLETGLVVQVPFFINEGDILRIDTRTGNYLERA
- a CDS encoding prepilin-type N-terminal cleavage/methylation domain-containing protein → MNTGHDHSPQLQCENDGGFTLVELLIVVFIIGLVGLIVLPSPGQSHGQRELDRAARLLVADMTMVQQAAIAHGKTCRMEFSTGTQNRYTICIPGENTTKRLPEGIKICANNFPITEPGAYRLLSFNRRGAPNRAGTVALEDERGSCLYIIVFLSTGRIRISEDPPENW